The following are encoded together in the Geobacter sulfurreducens PCA genome:
- the smc gene encoding chromosome segregation protein SMC, producing MKIKRLDIVGFKSFVDKVSFDFQQGITGIVGPNGCGKSNVVDAIRWAMGEQSAKNLRGRSMEDIIFGGSEFRKPLGMAEVSMVFATDDGRVPAKYLSYSEIQITRRLYRDGESEYFLNKTPCRLMDITELFMDTGVGARAYSIIEQGKIGMILHSKPEERRFIIEEAAGVTKFKARKQVALKKIDLTRQNLLRIGDILSEIKRQLNSLQRQVKKAERFREYREELREIEIHASVRRFTALDAEKERIEGLLREAVSRESTLTADLERRDLELAEHRLALAEREKEVVTAQEGLFRQKADIQACESRIEFQRRELSSLERQQERVAVELATAGSQLVAAEEEFARLVEQSGSFAVEVAGEEESLQTREMELEEMTGAERELAAHLDEARRELFSLLSEIAQLNNQRTAAVRRLEGLAERADRNRREGTLLQERLVEATGKVHELDGTVSGLGRTKAELQERLPVVIRREEEIRQRLAEAEREFVTRRDELSRAASRLHSLQELESQFAGYGQGVRNLFLSERFAGRFGGVLADAVETGADYETALEAVCAERLQYVLSESDEAALDAIAHLKESGGGRCGIIVAGIPADDRSSVTGATPLLDRVSIAAAWRPLIEPLLADVHLADTLAQALSLSRQYPRATFVTLQGDLAFGGGIVNGGSAENAGQGLVHKKREIRELSGTVERLESAVRETETRREELRGERSRLEEEVRDLRQILHQTEIQFVNAEKDLQRAREECQRIEERIAIAGIEDEQLQDERRTLDEEIADADGRRAEREAKREALDAEVARTQEALTVSRRTIEAARDAVTALKVKGAQLREKREAASRATVRTEESIRDLRERIGRLRGEGESSAAEREHLAVAITAAEDDLKGHLAAYAEAETLSRSLRSEFDARVEAVRVEETGLRELRHQCEAARDEVAAHKLTLSGLTLELNHLISSLADKYRLEMREVMPSYADRPFDEEAAARRQAELGRLIDEIGEVNLTAIEEYRELEERFAFLSSQKDDLEESLQSLQQAIQRINRTTRKRFLETFTLVNEKFQEVFPRLFCGGRAELRLTNEEDLLETGIDIIVQPPGKKLQNVTLLSGGEKALTAVALIFSIFLIKPTPFCLLDEVDAPLDDANIGRFNDMVREMSDVSQFIIITHNKATMAVADTLYGVTMEEPGVSKSVSVKLN from the coding sequence ATGAAGATCAAGCGCTTGGACATCGTTGGTTTTAAATCGTTCGTCGACAAGGTCTCCTTCGACTTTCAGCAGGGGATTACCGGCATTGTCGGGCCCAACGGCTGCGGCAAGTCGAACGTGGTCGACGCCATCCGCTGGGCCATGGGTGAACAGTCGGCCAAGAACCTGCGCGGCCGGTCCATGGAGGACATCATTTTCGGCGGCAGCGAGTTCCGCAAGCCCCTCGGCATGGCCGAAGTCTCCATGGTTTTTGCCACCGATGACGGCCGGGTGCCGGCCAAGTATCTGAGCTACAGCGAAATACAGATTACCAGACGCCTCTACCGGGATGGGGAGAGCGAGTACTTTCTCAACAAAACCCCCTGCCGGCTCATGGACATCACCGAACTCTTCATGGACACCGGCGTCGGTGCCCGCGCCTACTCGATCATCGAGCAGGGCAAGATCGGGATGATCCTCCACTCCAAGCCCGAAGAGCGCCGCTTCATCATCGAAGAGGCGGCCGGGGTCACCAAGTTCAAGGCCCGCAAACAGGTCGCGCTCAAGAAGATAGATCTCACCCGCCAGAACCTGCTCAGAATCGGCGACATCCTTTCCGAGATCAAGCGCCAGCTCAACTCTCTCCAGCGGCAGGTGAAGAAGGCTGAACGGTTCAGGGAATATCGCGAGGAGCTCCGCGAGATCGAAATTCATGCCTCGGTCCGGCGGTTCACTGCCCTTGACGCGGAAAAGGAGCGGATCGAGGGCCTGCTGCGCGAGGCGGTTTCCCGCGAGAGCACTCTCACTGCCGACCTTGAGCGACGGGACCTGGAGCTTGCCGAGCATCGGCTTGCCCTGGCCGAGCGGGAAAAGGAAGTCGTCACCGCGCAGGAAGGGCTTTTCCGGCAGAAGGCGGATATCCAGGCATGCGAAAGCCGGATCGAGTTCCAGCGCCGTGAGCTGTCCTCCCTGGAGCGCCAGCAGGAGCGCGTGGCCGTCGAGCTCGCGACCGCCGGGTCGCAGCTTGTGGCCGCCGAGGAAGAGTTCGCCCGACTGGTGGAGCAGAGCGGATCCTTTGCCGTTGAGGTGGCAGGGGAAGAGGAAAGCCTCCAAACGCGCGAGATGGAACTGGAAGAGATGACCGGCGCCGAGCGGGAACTCGCCGCCCATTTGGACGAAGCCCGCCGTGAGCTTTTCTCGCTCTTGTCCGAGATCGCCCAGCTCAATAACCAGCGAACCGCCGCTGTCCGCCGTCTGGAGGGTCTCGCGGAGCGTGCTGACCGCAACCGTCGGGAGGGAACCCTGCTTCAGGAGCGGCTGGTGGAGGCCACGGGCAAGGTGCATGAGCTCGACGGCACGGTGTCCGGTCTTGGCCGGACAAAGGCCGAACTTCAGGAGCGTCTTCCGGTCGTGATCCGCCGCGAAGAGGAGATTCGGCAGCGGCTGGCCGAGGCCGAACGGGAATTCGTCACCCGCCGGGACGAGCTCTCGCGGGCGGCCTCGCGTCTCCACTCGCTTCAGGAACTGGAGTCCCAGTTTGCCGGATACGGCCAGGGGGTTCGCAACCTTTTCCTGTCCGAGCGTTTTGCCGGACGGTTCGGCGGCGTGCTTGCCGATGCGGTGGAGACCGGCGCCGATTACGAGACGGCCCTGGAGGCAGTGTGCGCCGAGCGGCTCCAGTATGTGCTCAGCGAGAGCGACGAGGCGGCCCTGGACGCCATTGCCCATCTCAAGGAATCGGGCGGCGGCCGCTGCGGCATTATCGTGGCGGGCATCCCGGCCGATGACCGTTCATCCGTTACCGGGGCCACGCCCCTTCTGGATCGGGTTTCCATTGCCGCAGCCTGGCGCCCCCTGATCGAACCGCTGTTGGCCGATGTCCATCTGGCGGATACCCTGGCCCAGGCCCTTTCCCTGTCCCGGCAGTATCCTCGGGCAACCTTCGTTACCCTCCAGGGTGACCTCGCCTTTGGCGGGGGGATCGTGAATGGCGGTTCCGCCGAGAACGCCGGCCAGGGACTTGTTCACAAGAAGAGAGAGATCAGGGAGCTTTCCGGAACCGTGGAGCGCCTCGAATCTGCTGTGCGTGAAACCGAGACGCGCCGGGAGGAGCTCCGGGGGGAGCGTTCCCGGCTGGAGGAGGAGGTGCGCGACCTTCGGCAAATCCTCCACCAGACGGAGATCCAGTTCGTCAATGCCGAGAAGGATCTTCAGCGGGCCCGCGAAGAGTGCCAGCGGATCGAGGAGCGAATCGCCATTGCGGGGATTGAGGACGAGCAGCTTCAGGACGAACGCAGGACTCTGGACGAAGAGATTGCCGACGCCGACGGCCGCCGCGCTGAGCGCGAGGCGAAGCGGGAAGCGCTCGATGCCGAAGTGGCGAGAACGCAGGAAGCCCTGACGGTTAGCCGCCGTACAATCGAAGCCGCCCGTGATGCGGTCACGGCTCTCAAGGTCAAGGGAGCCCAGCTCAGGGAAAAGCGGGAGGCCGCGTCCCGGGCCACGGTACGAACCGAGGAGTCGATCCGGGACCTGCGTGAACGCATTGGCCGGCTACGGGGGGAAGGGGAATCGTCAGCCGCCGAACGGGAGCACCTTGCGGTTGCGATTACCGCCGCCGAGGACGATCTCAAGGGCCATCTTGCGGCGTATGCCGAAGCCGAGACATTATCCCGGAGCCTTCGCTCGGAATTTGATGCCCGGGTCGAGGCGGTTCGGGTAGAAGAGACGGGGCTGCGGGAGCTTCGTCATCAGTGCGAGGCAGCCCGGGACGAAGTGGCTGCCCATAAGCTCACTCTGTCCGGGCTCACCCTTGAACTCAATCATCTGATTTCTTCCCTGGCGGATAAGTACCGGCTGGAGATGCGCGAGGTCATGCCATCCTATGCCGACAGGCCCTTTGACGAGGAAGCGGCCGCTCGTCGCCAGGCCGAGCTCGGCCGGTTGATCGACGAAATCGGTGAAGTGAACCTGACGGCCATTGAGGAGTACCGGGAGCTGGAGGAGCGGTTCGCGTTCCTCTCGTCGCAGAAAGATGATCTGGAGGAGTCTCTTCAATCGCTCCAGCAGGCTATCCAGCGAATCAACCGGACCACCCGCAAGCGTTTTCTGGAAACCTTCACTCTGGTCAACGAGAAGTTCCAGGAGGTCTTCCCCCGACTGTTTTGCGGAGGCCGGGCTGAACTGCGGCTCACCAACGAGGAAGACCTGCTGGAGACCGGGATCGATATCATTGTTCAGCCCCCCGGGAAAAAACTCCAGAACGTGACCCTCCTCTCGGGCGGTGAGAAGGCACTTACCGCAGTGGCGCTGATCTTTTCCATCTTCCTCATCAAGCCGACACCCTTCTGTCTTCTCGATGAGGTCGACGCCCCGCTTGACGACGCCAATATCGGCCGGTTCAACGATATGGTGCGGGAGATGAGCGATGTGTCGCAGTTCATCATCATTACCCACAACAAGGCCACCATGGCCGTTGCCGACACTCTTTACGGCGTGACCATGGAGGAGCCCGGGGTGTCTAAGAGCGTGTCGGTCAAGCTGAACTAA
- a CDS encoding roadblock/LC7 domain-containing protein — MPFKRILTELVDAVPGATGAILADWEGEAVEQHALMDDYEIKIIGAHKGILLAHLKALQERLSGGAVLEAVITTAGVRAIVGPVGDDYSLVMTLERGAIPGRALIHFRSAVECLAKEIY; from the coding sequence GTGCCGTTCAAAAGGATTCTGACCGAGCTGGTCGATGCGGTTCCCGGCGCAACCGGCGCAATTCTTGCCGACTGGGAGGGGGAGGCTGTCGAACAGCATGCCCTCATGGATGACTACGAAATCAAAATCATCGGTGCCCATAAAGGCATTCTCCTCGCGCACCTCAAGGCACTCCAGGAGCGGCTTTCCGGTGGAGCCGTCCTGGAGGCGGTCATTACCACGGCGGGGGTCCGTGCCATTGTGGGACCGGTGGGGGATGACTATTCCCTTGTGATGACGCTGGAGCGCGGTGCCATACCCGGCCGGGCGCTCATTCACTTCAGATCGGCCGTAGAATGTCTGGCCAAGGAGATATACTGA
- the ftsY gene encoding signal recognition particle-docking protein FtsY, with translation MAEERKGFFKGLWGKVTGGDRDQEEAVNETTSAVADVAAPPEQEDRRPGLFERLKQGLSKTRDSLVGRIDRLVLGKKEIDADTLEELEEILITADLGVQTTVELIRGLEQRLSRNELKDGEALREALKEDIHGRLARDAHQLDVTGASPFVIMVIGVNGVGKTTTIGKLAARFTAQGKKVILAAGDTFRAAAAEQLQIWGERTGVDVIRHKEGADPSAVVFDSIKAAVARGADILIVDTAGRLHTKVNLMEELKKVRRIMSREIPGAPHETLLVLDAATGQNALSQAKLFKEAAQVTGIALTKLDGTAKGGIVVAICNEFRIPVRYIGVGEGIDDLRDFDPSQFVEALFQ, from the coding sequence ATGGCGGAAGAACGGAAGGGCTTTTTCAAGGGACTTTGGGGTAAGGTTACCGGCGGCGATCGTGACCAGGAAGAGGCAGTCAATGAAACGACGTCCGCCGTTGCGGATGTCGCTGCACCGCCGGAGCAGGAAGACCGGCGCCCCGGATTGTTCGAGCGGCTCAAACAGGGGCTGAGCAAGACCCGCGATAGCCTGGTGGGACGCATCGATCGTCTCGTGCTCGGCAAGAAGGAGATTGACGCCGACACCCTTGAGGAGCTGGAGGAGATACTCATTACCGCCGATCTGGGCGTCCAGACCACCGTCGAGTTGATCAGGGGATTGGAGCAGCGCCTCTCCCGCAACGAGCTCAAGGACGGCGAGGCCCTCCGGGAGGCGCTCAAGGAGGATATCCACGGTCGCCTTGCCCGTGACGCCCATCAACTGGACGTAACAGGTGCCTCTCCCTTCGTCATCATGGTCATCGGCGTCAACGGTGTCGGCAAGACTACTACCATTGGCAAGCTCGCGGCCCGGTTTACCGCCCAGGGGAAAAAAGTGATTCTGGCCGCCGGCGACACCTTCCGCGCTGCTGCCGCCGAGCAACTCCAGATATGGGGCGAGCGTACCGGCGTCGACGTGATCCGCCACAAGGAAGGGGCGGATCCGTCTGCCGTTGTGTTCGACAGCATCAAGGCGGCCGTGGCTCGTGGCGCGGACATCCTCATCGTCGACACCGCCGGCCGTCTCCATACCAAGGTAAACCTCATGGAGGAACTCAAAAAAGTCCGCCGCATCATGTCGCGGGAGATCCCCGGGGCTCCCCACGAGACGTTGCTGGTTCTTGACGCGGCAACGGGACAGAATGCCCTCTCGCAGGCGAAACTCTTCAAGGAGGCAGCCCAGGTTACCGGCATCGCCCTGACAAAGCTTGACGGTACGGCAAAGGGAGGAATTGTGGTTGCAATCTGCAATGAGTTCAGGATTCCCGTCCGTTACATCGGCGTCGGCGAGGGCATCGACGACCTGCGGGATTTCGATCCCTCCCAATTTGTGGAAGCCCTCTTTCAATAA
- a CDS encoding cell division protein ZapB, with product MDTELFSDLERRLDMLLERYGALKRENEQLRADNARLQQEREGVKGRIDGILRKLEGI from the coding sequence ATGGATACGGAACTGTTTTCGGATCTGGAACGGCGTCTTGACATGCTTCTCGAGCGCTATGGCGCCCTGAAGCGAGAGAACGAACAGCTTCGAGCGGACAATGCAAGGCTTCAGCAGGAGCGCGAAGGGGTCAAGGGCCGGATTGACGGTATCCTGCGGAAACTCGAAGGTATCTAG
- a CDS encoding cell division protein ZapA — protein MPDKQSHRIKVLGRELTVKSTSSAERVGEVEALVNRKLAEARAQVPVGDPQVPIILALMNLAETCISLSRELEEQRHAGGDKLRRLTRRIEDVLL, from the coding sequence GTGCCCGACAAGCAGTCCCACCGCATCAAGGTCCTCGGGCGCGAGTTGACCGTTAAAAGCACCTCCTCGGCGGAGCGCGTGGGCGAGGTTGAAGCCCTTGTGAACCGTAAGCTTGCGGAGGCACGAGCACAGGTGCCGGTGGGGGACCCTCAGGTTCCGATTATCCTGGCACTCATGAATCTGGCTGAAACGTGTATTTCCCTTTCCAGGGAACTTGAAGAGCAGCGTCATGCTGGTGGCGACAAGCTTCGGCGGCTGACGCGACGTATTGAAGATGTCCTTCTGTGA
- a CDS encoding 5-formyltetrahydrofolate cyclo-ligase, which yields MPKRVLRQSMLALRKSLAPVEARWASEAIQRSFVESEGFRNARVIALYAPIRGEVDTSDVLRLALDQGKTVLLPAVCGDELRFIEVTDPAGLRSGSFGIPEPCLTGKAVAPDCADIIVVPGVAFDLAGHRIGYGKGFYDRALHHLEGTGRLVGFCYDFQLVDEIRGEPHDVALDLIVTEKRIIHPLG from the coding sequence ATGCCCAAGCGCGTTCTGAGACAGTCAATGCTTGCGCTGCGGAAGTCCCTGGCCCCTGTCGAGGCCCGGTGGGCATCCGAGGCCATTCAGCGCTCGTTTGTGGAAAGCGAGGGCTTCCGGAATGCCCGGGTCATTGCTCTCTACGCCCCCATCAGGGGGGAGGTCGATACGAGTGACGTGCTGCGGCTTGCCCTCGACCAAGGAAAGACGGTTCTTCTGCCTGCCGTGTGCGGCGACGAGCTCCGTTTCATCGAAGTGACTGACCCGGCAGGACTCCGCTCAGGCTCATTCGGTATTCCTGAGCCCTGTCTGACGGGAAAGGCCGTTGCTCCCGACTGCGCGGACATCATTGTTGTGCCGGGGGTGGCCTTTGACTTGGCAGGCCACCGGATCGGCTATGGGAAGGGGTTCTACGACCGGGCACTCCATCATTTGGAGGGAACAGGCCGGCTTGTCGGTTTTTGTTACGATTTCCAGCTCGTCGATGAAATACGGGGAGAGCCTCACGATGTGGCACTCGACCTGATCGTTACCGAGAAGAGGATCATTCATCCTCTCGGTTAG
- the rny gene encoding ribonuclease Y, producing the protein MKIELAIIFIVLAAGAGFLIGNLLRKKLSDSLVSKAEELASRIVEDAKREAETISKEAALQAKDVVYQAKADFEREAKEKHKDLQTLEKRLQQKEENLDKKMNLFDQRDADLTKKEQGILAREQSLNRKEESLDALVAEQRAKLEQISGMSSAEAKKILMDAMESEAKLDAAKRIKAIEEEARETADKKSKEIISLAVQRYAGEYVAEKTVSVVALPSDEMKGRIIGREGRNIRALEAATGIDLIIDDTPEAVILSGFNPVRREVAKIALEKLITDGRIHPGRIEEVVAKAEEEVEQAVKEAGDQAAFDLGVHGIHPEILKLIGRLKYRTSYSQNVYQHSLEVAFLCGIMASELGINVKQAKRAGLLHDLGKAVDHEVEGSHAVIGAELARKYGESPKIVHAIMAHHEDEKPNSILAVLVQAADALSGARPGARREMMETYVKRLEDLERISCSFGGVNNSFAIQAGREIRVMVSSEEVSDERAVLLAKDIAKKIEAEMTYPGQIKVNVIRETRAIEYAR; encoded by the coding sequence TTGAAGATAGAACTGGCAATTATTTTCATCGTCCTCGCGGCAGGAGCGGGATTTCTGATTGGAAACCTGCTGCGCAAGAAACTCTCTGATTCTCTGGTAAGCAAGGCCGAAGAACTCGCCTCCCGCATCGTAGAGGATGCCAAGCGCGAAGCTGAAACGATCAGCAAGGAAGCCGCCCTTCAGGCCAAGGATGTCGTCTATCAGGCAAAAGCCGATTTCGAGCGGGAAGCAAAGGAAAAGCACAAGGATCTTCAGACTCTGGAAAAGCGCCTTCAGCAGAAGGAAGAGAACCTCGATAAAAAGATGAACCTTTTCGATCAGCGCGATGCCGACCTGACGAAGAAGGAGCAGGGTATCCTTGCGCGGGAGCAGTCTCTCAACCGGAAAGAGGAATCCCTTGATGCGCTCGTGGCCGAGCAACGGGCGAAGCTTGAACAGATTTCCGGCATGAGCTCGGCCGAAGCCAAGAAGATCCTCATGGACGCCATGGAGAGCGAGGCGAAACTTGATGCAGCCAAGCGGATCAAGGCCATCGAAGAGGAGGCCCGCGAGACTGCGGACAAGAAATCCAAGGAAATCATTTCTCTTGCCGTTCAGCGGTATGCGGGCGAGTACGTTGCCGAAAAGACCGTATCGGTGGTAGCCCTCCCCTCCGACGAAATGAAGGGGCGAATCATCGGTCGTGAAGGCCGCAATATCCGGGCCCTTGAGGCGGCCACCGGCATCGACCTCATCATCGACGATACCCCCGAGGCGGTTATTCTTTCAGGCTTCAATCCGGTTCGCCGAGAAGTGGCAAAGATCGCCCTTGAGAAACTCATCACTGACGGGCGGATTCACCCCGGCCGCATCGAAGAAGTGGTGGCCAAGGCAGAGGAGGAAGTGGAACAAGCCGTCAAGGAAGCTGGTGATCAGGCGGCCTTTGACCTCGGAGTACACGGCATCCATCCTGAAATCCTCAAGCTCATCGGCCGGTTGAAATACCGCACGTCTTACAGCCAGAATGTTTACCAGCATTCTCTTGAGGTCGCCTTCCTCTGCGGCATCATGGCCTCGGAGTTGGGCATCAACGTCAAGCAGGCAAAGCGCGCCGGTCTGCTCCATGACCTGGGCAAGGCGGTGGACCATGAGGTTGAAGGATCCCACGCGGTCATCGGCGCTGAACTTGCGCGTAAATATGGTGAGTCACCCAAAATTGTCCACGCCATCATGGCTCACCACGAGGATGAAAAGCCGAATTCGATCCTCGCCGTCCTCGTTCAGGCCGCTGACGCCCTCTCAGGCGCACGGCCGGGGGCGCGCCGGGAAATGATGGAAACATACGTGAAGCGGCTTGAGGACCTTGAACGGATATCCTGTTCCTTTGGCGGTGTGAACAACTCCTTTGCCATTCAGGCCGGCAGAGAAATCCGCGTCATGGTATCGAGCGAAGAGGTCTCTGACGAGCGGGCTGTTCTGCTGGCCAAGGACATCGCCAAGAAGATCGAGGCCGAGATGACCTATCCCGGTCAGATCAAGGTGAATGTTATCCGGGAAACCCGCGCCATAGAGTATGCCCGTTAA
- a CDS encoding TIGR00282 family metallophosphoesterase — translation MPVNILFIGDIVGSPGRQALVRELHRLVDHHRVDLVVANGENSAGGFGITEETAKELFSLGIDVLTSGNHIWDKRESFSFIGREERLVRPANYPPGTVGRGSTVVRTAGGVPVGILNLEGRVFMNNLDCPFRAADQEIERLRESTPLIFVDFHAEATSEKIALGWYLDGKASAVVGTHTHVQTADERILPGGTAYITDAGMTGSFDSVIGVRKELAVERFVTQMPVRFEVAKKDVRLNGVVIGVDPASGRALSIERISLICS, via the coding sequence ATGCCCGTTAATATCCTCTTTATTGGCGATATTGTCGGGAGCCCGGGGCGACAGGCGCTTGTCCGTGAACTTCACCGGCTCGTGGATCATCACCGGGTGGATCTTGTTGTAGCCAATGGCGAAAATTCGGCCGGTGGCTTCGGGATCACCGAGGAGACGGCAAAGGAGCTCTTCTCGCTCGGGATCGATGTCCTGACCAGTGGCAACCACATTTGGGACAAGCGAGAATCCTTTTCCTTCATCGGTCGGGAAGAGCGGCTGGTGCGTCCGGCAAACTACCCTCCCGGCACCGTGGGGCGCGGATCAACTGTGGTTCGCACAGCCGGAGGAGTGCCGGTTGGCATTCTGAATCTTGAGGGGCGGGTATTCATGAACAACCTGGATTGCCCGTTTCGTGCCGCCGATCAGGAAATCGAGAGACTGAGGGAGTCGACACCGCTTATTTTTGTCGACTTCCATGCGGAAGCCACATCGGAAAAAATTGCTCTTGGCTGGTATCTTGACGGCAAGGCCAGTGCAGTCGTCGGAACGCATACCCATGTTCAAACTGCAGATGAACGTATCTTGCCCGGCGGCACAGCGTATATTACCGATGCGGGCATGACGGGAAGTTTTGATTCAGTTATCGGGGTTCGCAAAGAGCTGGCGGTGGAACGGTTTGTCACGCAAATGCCGGTCAGGTTCGAGGTTGCAAAGAAGGATGTGCGACTTAACGGAGTTGTCATTGGTGTCGATCCGGCCAGTGGCCGGGCACTCTCCATTGAGCGCATTTCACTAATCTGTTCGTGA
- the tyrS gene encoding tyrosine--tRNA ligase, which translates to MSVADQMALIKRGAVEILVEKELEEKLEKSAKTGVPLKIKAGFDPTAPDLHLGHTVLLHKMRQFQQLGHEVIFLIGDFTGMIGDPTGKSETRKALSREDVLRNAETYKEQVFKILDPEKTRVAFNSEWLAKLDAGGMIGLAAKYTVARMLERDDFGKRFANQLPISIHEFLYPLIQGYDSVALQADVELGGTDQKFNLLVGRELQREWGQTPQTVITMPLLEGLDGVNKMSKSLGNYIGINEPADEIFGKIMSISDELMLRYYELLSDLSMAEIDGMRTGIRDGSVHPMEAKKQLGREVVARYHGAAAATDAEEHFVKRFRDNQTPDEMPELTLAATDEKVALCRLLAEAGLVKSNSEGRRAIQQGGVKVNGEKVSDESLELAATGVYVIQFGKRRFARITFA; encoded by the coding sequence ATGTCCGTTGCCGATCAAATGGCGCTCATCAAGCGGGGCGCGGTAGAGATACTGGTAGAAAAGGAACTAGAGGAAAAACTCGAAAAGTCGGCCAAGACCGGGGTTCCTCTCAAGATAAAGGCCGGCTTCGATCCCACTGCGCCCGATCTTCACTTAGGACACACGGTCCTTTTGCACAAGATGCGTCAGTTCCAGCAGCTTGGGCACGAGGTTATTTTTCTGATCGGTGATTTTACCGGCATGATTGGTGATCCGACCGGCAAGTCCGAAACGCGCAAGGCACTCAGCCGAGAGGATGTTCTGCGCAACGCCGAAACTTACAAGGAGCAGGTGTTTAAAATCCTCGATCCGGAGAAAACACGGGTGGCCTTCAACTCGGAGTGGCTGGCCAAGCTCGACGCCGGCGGGATGATTGGCCTTGCCGCCAAGTACACCGTGGCGCGGATGCTTGAGCGCGACGACTTCGGGAAAAGGTTTGCGAACCAGCTTCCCATAAGCATTCACGAGTTTCTCTATCCCTTGATCCAGGGATATGATTCGGTGGCGCTTCAGGCAGATGTGGAACTCGGAGGAACCGATCAGAAGTTCAACCTACTTGTGGGGCGCGAACTTCAGCGTGAGTGGGGGCAAACCCCTCAGACCGTAATCACGATGCCGCTGCTTGAAGGGCTCGACGGCGTCAACAAGATGAGCAAATCTCTCGGCAACTACATTGGAATCAACGAACCGGCCGACGAAATATTCGGCAAGATCATGTCGATATCCGATGAGCTCATGCTTCGCTACTATGAATTGCTGAGTGATCTCTCCATGGCCGAAATCGACGGCATGCGAACCGGTATCCGCGATGGTTCGGTTCATCCTATGGAAGCCAAGAAGCAGCTTGGTCGGGAGGTCGTTGCCCGTTACCACGGTGCTGCAGCGGCCACTGATGCCGAGGAGCATTTCGTCAAGCGGTTCAGGGATAACCAGACGCCCGACGAAATGCCCGAACTGACCCTTGCGGCGACTGATGAAAAGGTTGCGCTCTGCCGGCTCCTGGCAGAAGCGGGGCTCGTGAAGTCCAACAGTGAAGGCCGGCGTGCCATCCAGCAGGGTGGTGTCAAAGTCAACGGCGAAAAGGTGTCGGATGAGAGTCTGGAACTTGCCGCCACGGGGGTGTATGTCATTCAGTTCGGCAAGCGTCGTTTCGCCCGCATCACCTTTGCATGA